From Thalassotalea psychrophila:
CTTCTAATGAAGTGAAACCTTCGTCAACTAACATAGTGGCAAAGTCTTCATCCAAGTCTAACTTTTCAGTAAATAAGTTAAGTACTTTGTCATTTTCAGCTTCATGCTTGGCTTTCATGTCTTCAACAGTCATTACGTTTAATTCCCAACCAGTTAACTGGCTAGCTAAACGAATGTTTTGACCACTTTTACCAATTGCCATAGCAAGGTTGCCCTCTTCTACAGCGATATCCATTGTGTTGTTATCTTCATCAACAATAATTGATGCAACTTCAGCCGGAGCCATAGCATTGATAACATATTGAGCTGAGTTGTCGTCATATAATACGATATCAACACGCTCACCACCTAACTCACCAGATACGGCTTGCACACGTGAACCACGCATACCAACACAAGCACCAACTGGGTCTATACGACGGTCGTTAGATTTAACAGAAATTTTCGCGCGTGAACCAGGATCACGAGCTGCGCCTTTTATTTCCAACATTTCTTCACCAATTTCTGGTACTTCAACGCGGAATAACTCAATTAACATTTCAGGGTTAGCGCGACTAACAAATAATTGTGCGCCACGTGCTTCAGGTTTAATTTCGAATAATAAACCACGAACACGATCACCTGGACGGAACACTTCACGAGGAAGCATTTCATCACGGAAGATTACCGCTTCAGCATTATTACCTAAATCTAGAATTACACTTTCACGACTTGCTTTTTTAACTACACCAGTGATGATTTCACCAACTTGGTCTTCGTATTCAGCAATTACTTTAGCGCGTTCTGCTTCTCTAATTTTTTGAACAATTACTTGTTTAGCCGTTTGCGTAGTTATACGGTCAAATTTAACTGACTCAATTTGATCTTCAACAAAACCACCAAGGTCTAGAGTCTCATCATCATATTGTGCAGCAGCTAAACCCATTTGTGCGTAAGGGTTTTCCATTTCTACATCATCAGCAATTACTTCCCAACGACGGAAAGTATCAAACTCACCTGTTTCACGGTCAATTTCAACGCGAACTAAAATTTCGCCTTCGTATTTTTTCTTGGTTGCTGTTTCTAAGGCTGTTTCCATCGCCTCAAAAATGCTTTCACGGGATAATGCTTTTTCATTTGAAACAGCATCTACAACCAGTAATATTTCCTTACTCATTCTACTTAGCCTCTCTTAATATTCTTTATTACTACTAATTCTTAATATTTTAAAACTTTGCGATTAAGTTGCCTTTGTCAATATTTGACACAGGTAATTCATAATCTTGGCCATCAACAACAACAATTAAATTGTCGCCTTCAATGGCTTCTAATATTCCTTTAAACTTGCGACGGCCATTTAGAGGCATGCCAAGTTTAACTTCTACCGTTTCTCCAATTACTTGCTCGTAATGAGCTGTAGTAAATAATGGACGGTCAACACCTGGAGATGAAACTTCCAAGTTATATTCGCTACTTATTGGGTCTTCAACATCTAAAATGGCGCTCACTTGGCGTGAAGCTTCGGCGCAATTGTCAACATCAATACCGTTTTCATGATCGATATACAAACGTAAAACTGAATTATTACCAGCACTAATAAATTCTAAGCCTAATAATTCCAAGCCTGCTATTTCAACAGCCGGACGTAACATCTCAGTTAATTTTTGTTCAAAATTACTCAATCATTTTCTCCAAAAACAAAAAATGGGCATATAGCCCAGTATCAGTACCAACCTTGTTGATACTACATTTTAAAAGCGAATTTGTAATTGCAGCTTATAATCGACTTCTTAAACGAAAGACTAAACGGCAGATACAAAAAAGCCCCTATTCACGCGGGGCTTAAAATTACAACCCTTTGTGTACAAGTAATAGAAATGGGTAGGTATCTACCGTGATTTATCTAATACAGGCACGTGAAACTTAGGGAATTTAACCTTAGAGTTGTAGGGGAAAAAACCATTCCACGTCAAAGCTGTGCAAAGTATATAACCGATAAAGGGAATTGGCAATATAAAGCTGCGACAAAACGAAGTTAAGTACTGAAAAGTTCAATTTAATTGCTAGAAATATTTATTTTTTTATAGCGCTGCATGAAATCAACAAGCAGTTGTTGATTACCAACATCGTTAAATGTAGCAATATGACCACCATTATAACTTAATAACGCTTTTGGTTGTTTTGCCTTGGCTAACAATACTTGCGAATGCTGATATGAAATAATGTTATCTTGTTTACCATGGATAATTAATAACGGGGTCGGTGATATTTTATCAACTACATCAATTAAATCGTAATTATCTGGCATAGACCAAGCAACAGGATATTGAAACAACCAAGTGATCCAACTTTGACTGGCAACATGTTGGCTAGCATCGGCGTAAGAACTAAAAGCTGCATCTAATATAACAGCACTTAATTTGTCACGCATTTGTGGTTGACTGCCAACTAAATACCCTGACATAGATGCCCCTAGGCTTTGCCCTAATAAGTATAACGGTTTATTCTGTGTTTTCGGGTGGTTAGAAATATATTCAAAGCCGGAATTTATATCGGTTAACACGTCGCTAAGTAATGGCGTGCCTGCAGAATTACCGTAACCTCTATAATCAAGCAAAAATACTTGATAGCCCTGTTCAGGCAGCCAATAAACGGATGCTAAATGATGCGAAATATTTTGCGCATTGCCATGAAGGAAATAAACAGTACCTTTTATTTCTACATCTTTTTCTACCATTAAAAACCAACCGTTGAGCTTTGTGCCATCAAGCGACTCTAAATAAATATCGTCATAAGTTAAGTCTACATCTGCAGGTGTTCGTACCATTTCCTTACTTGGATAAAACAATAATCCTTGGCAACCAGATATAAAAAGGGTCGTCACTAGTAATATGTATTTTAAACTCTTAGAAGAAGCCACGCCATGAAACTCCAAATTCGTCATAATCTACATCATCATTAACACTTCGCTTCGCATGCAGTCGCAACGAATGATTCTTCGATAATGACCAGTTATGCTCAAAGTTATAAACAGTTCTACTTTGATCATCAATAAACTCGTAATGAGAAACAGAAAGTATCGACTTACTGTTTTGCCAAGTTCGTAAATAACCGGTAGTAACACCTGGAGCCACAGAAAAATTATTCTCTAAGCCCTGATTATATTCCAATCGGCCAGTAAGCATAAGAAACACCCGATCAAACTTAACCGGTTCATAACTTACCCCTGCGCCACCGCTAACTCTCGCAACTAATTTATCATCACCATGAGTCCATTGTCGCTGTGCGCCAACGTTGGCCATCCATGACATAGGAGTCATAAAATCATTTCGAACAGAAAGCGATGTAATATCAATAAATTCAGCTTTTTGCAGTTGAATTGTATCTTCACTCGCTCTTAATACAATCTCGCCCATATTCAACGACATACCGTTGCCATACCCAGGAATATTATCAATTAAATCGTGATAACTTGCCCTGTATGTAAAGTCTGCAAATGCATGTTCATTACTTTCACCCAGCTGTATCGAATACATGGTTGTATCATGGCCTAAATCAGGTCTAAGAGGCCGCTTTGGTTTTACAGATTTGATGTCTGATTCTTTACGGATCATTTTCAACAATTGAAAACTACGCGAAGCCACAGCTTTAGAGCGTTCATCTTTATTGTGTAAAAAGCGAATTAGCCGATAAGCAGCATGTACAATCGCTTGTTTCTCTTCTCTAGCTAACTGAGTAAATTCATCTGACTCTCTAACATTAATATCATTAGATAAATGTATTGCTAAAGCTCTATGCTCTTTAGGCAGACTATCCAGTTGATTTTCTAGATCAGTTCTAATAGATGGTCGATAATGCACCTCACTTATTAAGCTTGCATCTCTTACAGCTCTCACGGTGTCTATTGGAATGGTTACACCAGGAAATTGTTTAACGAGTTTGCTACCGGGCTTGGCAACGTCAATTAACTCTAACAAACGGAATGAACAGTTTTCATCGAAAAAATAGTAATCAAAGTTTATACCCTGCAGCTCCCATACATGGGTGAGCATTCTATCGACTTCATCAGCCGTTAAGTTTAGTTTGTATTCCCATAAATCTCGGTTTTCAGCGCGATTGTATTCTTTAATTTTTTCAAAATATGGGTTAGTTGCGAACCTACCTGGATAACCTCCAGCCAAGCCTCTTAATGCATAACTAAAGTTACTGGCATTTTCAGGCACACTCGCGCCAAAATTTATTGCATGTGACAAATAAGTAGAGTGCTTTTCAACATCATAAGGGTCAAAGCGAATAAACGTATGGCCATACATAGATGATGGACTATTAAGCTGACTTGCGGCATATACTAAAACAACAGATTCAGTATTAAGCTTTTCACGCCATTCATTATATTTACTACACTCAACTTGTGGAAATTGCGCAGCAATATTTGGCAAATGCTTAACTAACCACTTTGTTCTCGCTGGGAAAGTACATTGAAATTCCGGTTTTTCGATAAAGGTATCAATATTGGCCTGTAATTCGGTAACAGGATTAAATTTACCATCAGTTGCAAAGAAAAACCTGTCATCATCAACAAAGCTTTCATATGAATCAGTGTAATCACTCTTTTGATAGTAAAGTAGGGTTAACCAGTAATCATCAAAAGCAAGTTGACGTTGCTCGTTATTTAGCTGATATTTTGATTTGGGACTTAATTGATTTATTTCAGCATGCGATTGGAAAATAGAGCACGATAAAAAAGCCAAAATAATTAATGGGTTGCGCATATAACTAATTACTACTTTTATTATTTTTGTTAAAAAACCTGTATCAGTTATTTATACATTTTTTGTGGAAAAATAAAAGGGACTAATTTTGCAATCAGCCCCTTTCAATGTTTATAAATAATTATTCTGCAACAGTATACTTGGCAAGTTGCTCATCACTTTCCATAACTTCGAACATTGTTTGTACAACATGCTCTGTAGTTACGTCTTCAGACGGAAACATTTTATCGAAGTTATCATGCATTGAACGTTTAAAGTTTGCACGGTCTTGCTCTTCAACACCTATTGATACAGCAACAGCGGTAATTGCTTCACCATCACCACGAGCAACATCTTCGGTAAACTCATCCATGATCAAACTAACGTCGATCATCTCTTTACCACCGTACGTTAATGTACCTTGAGTAGAACAACCGTTAGTACCAAAAGTCATACCAAATGTATTGTTAAACGTTGAACCGTTTGTAAATGAAGCGACAATATGTGGTGCAGTACCTGATTGACCTTCAAATAACATATTACCCCAACCACAATTCGCACCACCAGGAGCGACGGCCATTGCTGAAGAAGAGGCGGTTAAAAGTACTGCTGAAATTAAAATCTTTTTCATAATTATTCCCTGTTAACTTTGGGTTGTCGTTAAGTTTTTACTTTACAAGCATATGATTCTCATCATAAAAACTACTTTCCGGTAAGCAGTTAAATTAACTGTAGTACAAATTTTCAATTTGTGTAAAAAATAACTTAAAATCAATAACATTTATTGATTATCAAACTCATTAAATTTGATGCATTTACACAGAATAAAATTGGGACACTATACTTAAAGAATTAACATATATTTAAGGAGATTTTATGGACGTTCAACTTTTAGTTACCCAAACTGATTTTTGTATTCCCAACCTCGAATGCGAGTTACAAAATGTTGGAGTCGATTATCATATTGATTATGTTGAGTCTCACCCCGAACTCGTTAATGAATACAACATCAAACATTCCCCAAATATATTTGTAGACGGCAAACTTGTATTTCGACATCAACCAACCATAAATGAATTACAAGATTATTTTGGTAATTAATGTATTAAAACAGTTTCAAAGGTATTTTATAGACTGTAAAAGCGAGTCATCTAGATGAGTCACACTAACAAGTTTTAATATTATATTGGTAGCTTAGCTAGCTGAATTTTGAGAAATCATCAGATGACGCAGAAATGACGCCGCTCGCCGTGCAAATAATTAACTTAAGTAATAAGTTAATTATTTTCTGTCTATTGCTAAACATTTCTGCTTTGCTTTGTGAATCACTTACTGTTTCCTGACATTCTCAAGTACTAGCTGACATATATTAATGCTATAAATTGTTGTCTTTATCGTAAATCTACATAAGGCAAGTTAACGCCCATTTCTGGGTTAGGTAAACCATCACCTAAATAATCACTTTCAAATGCAGGCTGACCCATTTCACCATATTCGTTGTATCCCCAACATTTAACGCCACCGCTTTCAAAGATGACACAACTTTGATAACCGCCCATAGTAATATCGACCACTTTATCTATGGTTCCAAAATCAATGTAATCTGCTAGGGCAACAGATCGTTCTGGCGCATCACCGATATTAAAAGCACTGTCAGCTCCACCTGTTTTAGAATAACCCCAGCACTTTACTTTGCCGATATTTACTAACGCACAAGCATTATAATAATTAGCGGCTAGCTTAATAACCTCTTCATTAACGCCTAAATCAACAGTTGGTAAGCCATTGCCCATTTCGGCATAGTCATTACCGTATAATCCGTAGGCCATTTTTATTCTACTATTGCCCTCGTAACTTAAGTCTTGTTCCACATAGGCGATAAGTTCATCGGTATCACAGACGAGCTCAGTTGTGATTATTTCGCCATCTTCTAGGATGCCATTATCGGCAATACCTGAGGGAGCACCATCATCTTGGCCATATGCTAACTGAAAGCCTTTATTAGCCAGTGATGTTGGACAAAGGGTTAAGCCATCGTTACCAGTATTTAATGATTTGATGTCATATACCGATTCATTGGCAATATACACACTACGCGCATAGGCATCTTCATGGCCATTACCTCTAGATTCAGTATCACTTATACCTAATTGACCATCAATATTTTGGCCCCAGCACTTTATCCGATTATCATTAGATAAGGCACATTGAAAATGATAACCAGTCGCCACGGCTATCGCATGAAAATCGCCTAATAAAACAAAACCTAAGTTGTCGCCCATTTCACCGTCATCATCACCAAAAACCTGTTCAGGATATCGCTCTCCCTCACCCAAGCCTAAACCGCCATAATTATTTGCGCCCCAACATTTCACGCCACCATTATCTAGTACCGCACAGCCATTGCGAGAATTAAATGCCATAGTCGTTGCTTTGTAAGGTTCTAACGTATCCGGATTAGTGCCTAAATCTATAGGTAATAAATTATTCCCCATACTCTCTGCTGTTAAACCAATATCGGTGTCGGTAGCAAAACCAAGGGAGGTTGCATTATGATTTCCCCAACATTTGATGCGCCCATTATTTAATAGTGCACAGGCACTTGATGAGTCTGCTAGGTGTATCTCGGTTGCATATAGGCCATCGCCAAAGTCCACAGGTATTAAAGCGTCGCCTAATTCACCTTCAGTCAACACATCTCCAGGGGCGCCTTTACCCAATTGGCCATTATTATTACTTCCCCAACAGCGCGTTGTCTGGTCAGCAAAGATTCCGCAGCCAAAGCTATCTGCGACATCAAATGCGAGTAATTCACTATTGGGCAATATTGCAGGTAGTAGCGCAGCGCCCATTTCATTTGTGCTTAAGTCGCTATCATCATTGCTATCTTCGCCCCAATAAAAGGCGTAAGCACCCTCATTACAATTTTCTGACTCTTCTACTTTAGTGGTTGTTATTATTTGATCATGTTTGCTCGGGCAATATGTATCGCTACCGAGGGCTGTATCATTTCCTTGCTCAAACCATTCAACGATTTTAGGAGCATAATAGTCGCCACACGGGCTTAACGGATCATCAGAAACGACAAAAGTGATCACCTGTTCAGTACTACTTTTACAAACCTCAAAACGTTGCTTCGCTTCACCAAAGCTTTCGCCAATTTCTTCAAGTAAGCCATTACCATGAGCACCATCGTTATAGCCAAAACAACGTAGTTTTCTATCATCTCCAGTATAAGCACAGGTATCATATAAGCCTGCAGCAAGCTTAAAGATAGCAGGCGAAACACTCACTGTACGCGTGCTAGAAACAGCGACATTGCCAGCGCTATCAGAAACCTCATAGGTCAGTAAATAATCTCCTGCCACTGTGGTATTAACATTACCAGTTACTGTCGCGGTTAAGCCAATATCAACATTATCAAATACCCTACTACCTGGATCGACAAAGTTATCACCAAAGGGGTGAGTAATAGAATCATCGCCAATTAGCGTGATCTCAGGTGCAGTCATATCAGCGACAGTCACGGTACGTGTTAAAGTCTTTGCCGAGTTGCCTGAGGTATCAGAGACCGAATAAGTTAGAATGTAGTCGCCAACAGTCAAGGTATCTATAGTACCAGTAACGACAGCAGTTAAACCGGTATCGACATTATCTGTGACCGTCACCCCAAGGTCAGTAAAGG
This genomic window contains:
- the nusA gene encoding transcription termination factor NusA — its product is MSKEILLVVDAVSNEKALSRESIFEAMETALETATKKKYEGEILVRVEIDRETGEFDTFRRWEVIADDVEMENPYAQMGLAAAQYDDETLDLGGFVEDQIESVKFDRITTQTAKQVIVQKIREAERAKVIAEYEDQVGEIITGVVKKASRESVILDLGNNAEAVIFRDEMLPREVFRPGDRVRGLLFEIKPEARGAQLFVSRANPEMLIELFRVEVPEIGEEMLEIKGAARDPGSRAKISVKSNDRRIDPVGACVGMRGSRVQAVSGELGGERVDIVLYDDNSAQYVINAMAPAEVASIIVDEDNNTMDIAVEEGNLAMAIGKSGQNIRLASQLTGWELNVMTVEDMKAKHEAENDKVLNLFTEKLDLDEDFATMLVDEGFTSLEEIAYVPVGELLEIDGLDEDTVEELRERAKAAITTAALASEESLEDAEPAADLLALEGMEKHLAFVLASRGVITLEDLAEQGVDEIADIEELDEAKAGELIMAARNICWFNEE
- the rimP gene encoding ribosome maturation factor RimP, encoding MSNFEQKLTEMLRPAVEIAGLELLGLEFISAGNNSVLRLYIDHENGIDVDNCAEASRQVSAILDVEDPISSEYNLEVSSPGVDRPLFTTAHYEQVIGETVEVKLGMPLNGRRKFKGILEAIEGDNLIVVVDGQDYELPVSNIDKGNLIAKF
- a CDS encoding alpha/beta hydrolase, which translates into the protein MASSKSLKYILLVTTLFISGCQGLLFYPSKEMVRTPADVDLTYDDIYLESLDGTKLNGWFLMVEKDVEIKGTVYFLHGNAQNISHHLASVYWLPEQGYQVFLLDYRGYGNSAGTPLLSDVLTDINSGFEYISNHPKTQNKPLYLLGQSLGASMSGYLVGSQPQMRDKLSAVILDAAFSSYADASQHVASQSWITWLFQYPVAWSMPDNYDLIDVVDKISPTPLLIIHGKQDNIISYQHSQVLLAKAKQPKALLSYNGGHIATFNDVGNQQLLVDFMQRYKKINISSN
- a CDS encoding Lnb N-terminal periplasmic domain-containing protein, yielding MRNPLIILAFLSCSIFQSHAEINQLSPKSKYQLNNEQRQLAFDDYWLTLLYYQKSDYTDSYESFVDDDRFFFATDGKFNPVTELQANIDTFIEKPEFQCTFPARTKWLVKHLPNIAAQFPQVECSKYNEWREKLNTESVVLVYAASQLNSPSSMYGHTFIRFDPYDVEKHSTYLSHAINFGASVPENASNFSYALRGLAGGYPGRFATNPYFEKIKEYNRAENRDLWEYKLNLTADEVDRMLTHVWELQGINFDYYFFDENCSFRLLELIDVAKPGSKLVKQFPGVTIPIDTVRAVRDASLISEVHYRPSIRTDLENQLDSLPKEHRALAIHLSNDINVRESDEFTQLAREEKQAIVHAAYRLIRFLHNKDERSKAVASRSFQLLKMIRKESDIKSVKPKRPLRPDLGHDTTMYSIQLGESNEHAFADFTYRASYHDLIDNIPGYGNGMSLNMGEIVLRASEDTIQLQKAEFIDITSLSVRNDFMTPMSWMANVGAQRQWTHGDDKLVARVSGGAGVSYEPVKFDRVFLMLTGRLEYNQGLENNFSVAPGVTTGYLRTWQNSKSILSVSHYEFIDDQSRTVYNFEHNWSLSKNHSLRLHAKRSVNDDVDYDEFGVSWRGFF
- a CDS encoding DUF3015 domain-containing protein is translated as MKKILISAVLLTASSSAMAVAPGGANCGWGNMLFEGQSGTAPHIVASFTNGSTFNNTFGMTFGTNGCSTQGTLTYGGKEMIDVSLIMDEFTEDVARGDGEAITAVAVSIGVEEQDRANFKRSMHDNFDKMFPSEDVTTEHVVQTMFEVMESDEQLAKYTVAE
- a CDS encoding thioredoxin domain-containing protein; its protein translation is MDVQLLVTQTDFCIPNLECELQNVGVDYHIDYVESHPELVNEYNIKHSPNIFVDGKLVFRHQPTINELQDYFGN
- a CDS encoding immunoglobulin-like domain-containing protein, with the protein product MPYGLRTKFIVSLFLLSLTACGGDSSGNEDSKNKNSGTTTDTTAPLITLVGDNPMIVAHGASFNDPGATVTDNVDTGLSAIVTGTVDSLDVADYTLTYNVTDAAGNAAEAITRTVSVVDMTAPVISLIGDNATLVAQGETFTDLGVTVTDNVDTGLTAVVTGTIDTLTVGDYILTYSVSDTSGNSAKTLTRTVTVADMTAPEITLIGDDSITHPFGDNFVDPGSRVFDNVDIGLTATVTGNVNTTVAGDYLLTYEVSDSAGNVAVSSTRTVSVSPAIFKLAAGLYDTCAYTGDDRKLRCFGYNDGAHGNGLLEEIGESFGEAKQRFEVCKSSTEQVITFVVSDDPLSPCGDYYAPKIVEWFEQGNDTALGSDTYCPSKHDQIITTTKVEESENCNEGAYAFYWGEDSNDDSDLSTNEMGAALLPAILPNSELLAFDVADSFGCGIFADQTTRCWGSNNNGQLGKGAPGDVLTEGELGDALIPVDFGDGLYATEIHLADSSSACALLNNGRIKCWGNHNATSLGFATDTDIGLTAESMGNNLLPIDLGTNPDTLEPYKATTMAFNSRNGCAVLDNGGVKCWGANNYGGLGLGEGERYPEQVFGDDDGEMGDNLGFVLLGDFHAIAVATGYHFQCALSNDNRIKCWGQNIDGQLGISDTESRGNGHEDAYARSVYIANESVYDIKSLNTGNDGLTLCPTSLANKGFQLAYGQDDGAPSGIADNGILEDGEIITTELVCDTDELIAYVEQDLSYEGNSRIKMAYGLYGNDYAEMGNGLPTVDLGVNEEVIKLAANYYNACALVNIGKVKCWGYSKTGGADSAFNIGDAPERSVALADYIDFGTIDKVVDITMGGYQSCVIFESGGVKCWGYNEYGEMGQPAFESDYLGDGLPNPEMGVNLPYVDLR